The stretch of DNA GAAATGAGGTTATAGAGGATCATGGGTAAAGGTTTAAAAGTAATACGGTAAATATAAAATGGGTAAAAATCAATAAGGAAACAACAGCTTTCTATCAAAAGATATTGAAAGTTTATTCTTCTCTGCCTTGCTATTGTTCTctctgtttgtttcatttcatcgTCAAGTCCATGTTTGGAAGGGTGTGGTGGGGCTCACATAATAATGCAGCATTTCCAGGGTTGTTTCTCCTTGCTCTTCACCTCAGTAGTGCCACCCTCTGACTGCCCAGACTCGCCTGCTACCTCTTCAGCCTTTGGTGGCTCAGCTGGGCTGCCATTAGGTGGCGCCTGCTCCTCCTTGATGTCAGTGGCTGTGTTTTTTGCATCTCCATCCTCGATGACCACCACCTCTGCCTTTACGGTCACGCTCTCGAGCCCCAAAACCTTCTTTgcctcatcctcctcctccacaTTCTGGTAGCCCATGAAAACCACCGTTTCCGGGTTCTCTGCACTGGCCCCACCCATTTCTGTCTGAGGGGCTGCAAGTTTCGCTTCCACACCGGTAATCTCCTTTATGGAAGTGGAGCCAGCTGCAGTTGGGACTACCTCTTTTTCCACCTTCTCCACCATCTCAGTTTCCTCAGCTTTACTACTCTCCAGGCGAGTTATGGTCTTACTGCTCTCACATATTGTCACCTCATCAGCTTTTTGGAGGAGCTCATCCACCTCTGTAGAGTTGAGCTGGTGAACACCATTGGTTACTGCCCCATCCACAGTGCGCACCTCATGCACCACTAGATAAAGAAAAGACAAAGAGAGACAATACATGGTCAATCAAAAGCCTGATGCATACTCTAAGCAAGTATGTGAACGATGACACTTCTAGCTATGTGTTACACGTGGTTGCATACCAAAATATGTCATATTACAATTTATAAAACAACGCAAGTGCACGTTGAATTATTAGCATTGCCGCAAGTGGCAATATAGTGGTCATTAGCATAAATTGTTTGCAGTCAAGTgtctctttcaggtcaactaccATCATGGTGGGGCAATATTAAGAAAAAGTTACTAAGCAAATTAGATAAACCTGAAAATTAACATCTGGTTTACTGGCACTGACATTTGAACATAACTCTCAGCCTCTTGAGAACTGACGTTTGTTTACTACCCTGCACGGTAATGAAGAAGTTTGTAAACTCTGCGCCATCAACACcaccaaacgcaattgcaaaacAGCTGCAGttcaacaaacagatagtcccgcctccAACTTAcgccattggtcgagtcaatgttgttgtgtctcaACTCTGTTATGTCTCAAACTGAATATTACGCTGGGgtaggagaaagcattttaacacagGAAACGTTACACACTTCATCTTACAATTGTACGTACAATTGGACCTCTTGCTTGCAATGCATTGGCCAAGCATTCTTGTCTGCATTTACATAGTTGCGTAAAGTATTTCTGGACCCAAAATGTGTCTGACTGCCCTTCATTTCATGATTATCATGACACCACTTGGAGCAATTTTAATCCAAATTATTGTAATACCATTTTTTAGGGAAGAAAACAGCACTAAGCTCCATACCTGCTGACATTTCCTTTTACAGAGATTTACATGTAAAAAGAGTAAATGCCTGATGATATTCTGAAAATATAGACCCAAGTTTACACCAAGTAATCTaatcacaagtggtcaggtgAAACACAAAGCCATTTACACTTGGTAGTAAGATCAGtttcaaataattataaagtacaaaaaaatcttaaaaagacaaagaaagtgtgaTACAATTTGGCACAATGTTTCACAAATATGACATTCTCTTTTATTTAAGTGGAGTACCTTTGTTAACCTTGCTTTAGATGTTTGGGCTTCTTTGTGCTTCTTTGCCCTTTTGAAAGCCATTCGTAACCAGCTAATTTTAAAACTCTTGGTTTAGCGCAGTGGTTAATTGATAGGTGAAGTGCTTCACTTCTGTCCGGGAAGCTTTCAGTAcgaattagcatttacacctctaATGCGATGTGGTTACAAGGGGTTTTGGCTACTTCTATATGTAGTTTTTGTAACAAAAAGGTTTTGTCAcaaaaagttttggaccctgttgacacCTGTGCTGACCTGTGATCATATCACCCCATATACGCATCTTAAGTTGTAAACAGGCTCTTACAAAAATAT from Xyrauchen texanus isolate HMW12.3.18 chromosome 39, RBS_HiC_50CHRs, whole genome shotgun sequence encodes:
- the LOC127632475 gene encoding paralemmin-1-like, whose protein sequence is MEMSESVTQHERLQAIAEKRKRQTEIENKKRQLEDDKRQLQHLKSKALRERWLLDGAPSAGPEEDETKKQLCEDEAKTRGLEETILRLERELEELETGVSATSTKENLSDMAQEINTIIVGKVVTDSVKVVHEVRTVDGAVTNGVHQLNSTEVDELLQKADEVTICESSKTITRLESSKAEETEMVEKVEKEVVPTAAGSTSIKEITGVEAKLAAPQTEMGGASAENPETVVFMGYQNVEEEDEAKKVLGLESVTVKAEVVVIEDGDAKNTATDIKEEQAPPNGSPAEPPKAEEVAGESGQSEGGTTEVKSKEKQPWKCCIIM